Proteins from a genomic interval of Thamnophis elegans isolate rThaEle1 chromosome 2, rThaEle1.pri, whole genome shotgun sequence:
- the RNF135 gene encoding E3 ubiquitin-protein ligase RNF135: MQVCMHGRSLSSISATTKNNTIRVVSVLCEVSRGEFRLRRRFLFCFSHRSALPGKAAQRAWAAQGGKKLRGPGAPSAKDLTMASAVQGSMPVWLATDDLQCSICLDLLSNPATVQCGHSFCLDCIRKWVAKGQPECPNCKRRVPNKLPERTVLLNLILERYNCLASNDPLPTENSRLAEPGFPDRARGKRDASLPRRGFQDYMFQTRSSISEAFSFMKKCICDQEKIVLRIIEEEWNVAEQISDKQINGKNPILDLQNTSEEMMMKMSSGQEDYIGDPIQKISNIANAVEELRRQLEAAILRNFPAQPSQKSSPGTSNNSEAAADGAEEMFLSIDSFPRNDSVQEASSSSSAAPSPSDRELPMISSSFSQWMSSVTFDDETVGCSLEITGNKRKVRVSRSRKQYERSPKRFCNGQVLGSPGFSEGRHYWEVNSKGSSVWAIGVASGDIGTKDRLGRNELSWCLEFNKHTSAWHNSQQTKIDENRPLRVGVFLDFPTKTLSFYSLTDKETCLHKFEINAANPVYPAFWIASLNIGESLTINDVNRH, translated from the exons ATGCAGgtatgcatgcatggaaggtcctTGTCTTCCATCTCAGCGACAACGAAGAATAACACGATCCGTGTCGTTTCGGTTCTGTGTGAAGTCAGCCGGGGTGAGTTCCGCCTAAGGCGccggtttttgttttgtttctcgcACCGCTCCGCCCTCCCAGGGAAAGCGGCCCAGCGGGCGTGGGCAGCGCAGGGTGGGAAGAAACTCCGGGGCCCCGGGGCGCCGTCGGCGAAGGATCTAACCATGGCTTCTGCTGTCCAGGGGTCGATGCCCGTGTGGCTGGCGACGGATGACCTGCAGTGCTCCATCTGCCTGGATCTGCTCAGCAACCCGGCCACGGTGCAATGCGGCCACAGCTTCTGCCTGGACTGCATCCGAAAATGGGTCGCAAAGGGCCAGCCGGAATGTCCCAACTGCAAGCGTCGGGTGCCCAACAAGTTGCCCGAGCGCACCGTCTTGCTGAACTTGATCCTGGAAAGATATAACTGCCTAGCCTCCAACGACCCACTTCCCACAGAAAACTCGCGCCTGGCGGAGCCGGGCTTCCCAGACAGGGCGAGAGGCAAGCGGGACGCCTCCCTTCCCAGGCGCGGTTTCCAG GATTATATGTTTCAAACCAGAAGCTCTATTTCAGAAGCCTTCAGTTTTATGAAAAAGTGCATTTGTGATCAAGAGAAAATAGTGCTAAGGATCATTGAAGAAGAATGGAATGTGGCTGAACAAATATCAGACAAGCAGATCAATGGAAAAAATCCCATTTTGGATTTGCAGAATACATCTGAAGAAATGATGATG aAAATGTCATCAGGACAAGAAGATTATATTGGCGATCCCATTCAGAAGATCAGCAATATTGCCAATGCTGTTGAAGAGTTAAGGAGACAACTGGAAGCAGCAATTTTGAGGAATTTCCCAGCGCAGCCATCTCAGA AGTCTTCTCCAGGAACCAGCAACAATAGTGAAGCTGCAGCTGATGGAGCAGAAGAAATGTTCCTTTCCATTGATTCCT TCCCAAGGAATGATTCCGTGCAGGAAGCAAGCAGCTCTTCATCAGCAGCGCCATCTCCTAGTGACAGAGAATTGCCGATGATTTCAAGTAGTTTTTCTCAGT GGATGTCCAGCGTTACATTTGATGATGAAACAGTTGGTTGCAGCCTTGAGATCACAGGCAATAAAAGGAAAGTGAGAGTGTCTCGTAGTCGCAAACAATATGAACGCTCCCCGAAGAGATTTTGCAACGGTCAAGTGCTGGGCTCTCCGGGTTTCTCTGAAGGCCGCCATTACTGGGAAGTCAACAGCAAGGGATCTTCTGTATGGGCCATTGGTGTTGCCAGTGGGGACATTGGCACAAAGGACCGACTAGGAAGAAATGAATTATCCTGGTGCCTAGAATTCAATAAACATACCTCGGCATGGCACAACAGTCAACAAACCAAAATTGATGAAAATAGGCCTTTGCGGGTTGGAGTTTTCCTTGACTTTCCAACAAAAACATTGTCTTTTTATTCTCTCACTGATAAAGAAACATGTTTACACAAGTTTGAAATCAACGCAGCAAATCCAGTTTACCCTGCTTTTTGGATTGCTAGCTTGAATATTGGTGAGAGTTTAACTATAAATGATGTTAATAGGCATTAA